The following are encoded together in the Ignatzschineria indica genome:
- the tsaB gene encoding tRNA (adenosine(37)-N6)-threonylcarbamoyltransferase complex dimerization subunit type 1 TsaB, producing the protein MKILAVDASMEACSAAVYVNGEIVERLSVAPRKHIELLKPMTEEVIEAAEIELNELHGLAFAVGPGSFAGLRIACGFIQGLGAGLELPIVPISTLAALAYPILEEHPDALVMPMIDAKMNEVYWAIYGLDEEGDLKIIEKDQVNTLAEISARVEDIRESIEAKTGQYENVTLYGVGDGWLLDEGATSLLDVTLVEDRHYPRAGDIALLAKRDLDRGLGLYADQVSPIYLRHNIAMTIEEQKAFREEKAREKAEREESQL; encoded by the coding sequence ATGAAAATTTTAGCAGTTGATGCATCGATGGAAGCGTGTTCGGCAGCGGTCTATGTGAATGGCGAGATTGTCGAACGGCTCTCTGTCGCTCCTCGTAAGCATATCGAGCTTCTCAAGCCGATGACAGAAGAGGTGATAGAGGCGGCCGAGATTGAACTTAATGAGCTTCATGGGTTGGCCTTTGCGGTCGGCCCGGGAAGCTTTGCCGGTTTAAGGATTGCTTGTGGGTTTATTCAGGGGCTCGGTGCCGGACTGGAACTGCCCATAGTGCCGATCTCAACGCTTGCGGCATTAGCCTATCCTATTTTGGAAGAGCACCCTGATGCATTGGTAATGCCGATGATCGATGCAAAGATGAATGAGGTCTATTGGGCAATCTACGGACTTGATGAAGAGGGTGATCTTAAGATTATCGAGAAGGATCAGGTCAATACCTTAGCGGAGATCTCCGCACGGGTGGAAGATATTCGAGAGAGTATCGAAGCGAAGACCGGGCAGTATGAGAATGTAACGCTCTATGGCGTGGGAGATGGCTGGCTCTTAGATGAGGGAGCGACATCACTCTTAGATGTGACGTTAGTAGAGGATCGTCACTATCCACGAGCAGGAGATATCGCTCTTTTGGCTAAGCGTGATCTCGATCGAGGATTAGGGCTCTATGCCGATCAAGTCTCACCGATCTACCTTCGTCACAATATTGCAATGACGATTGAAGAGCAGAAGGCTTTTCGAGAAGAGAAGGCGAGAGAGAAAGCAGAGCGAGAAGAATCTCAGCTATAA
- the nuoE gene encoding NADH-quinone oxidoreductase subunit NuoE: MKNRESILSSHTRAEIDRWLARFPEDRKQSALLAALREAQHENGGYLTVEIMDAIADYLELPPIAVYEVASFYSNFETKPCGKNAIMICTNISCMLRGGEEILAHVEQRLGIKAGESTPDGLFSLKNEDECIAACTAAPAALINHEYHENLTIEKIDEILDRIESRADNKEAN, translated from the coding sequence ATGAAAAATAGAGAAAGTATATTAAGTAGCCATACGAGAGCAGAGATTGATCGCTGGCTCGCACGCTTCCCTGAAGATCGGAAGCAATCAGCGCTCCTTGCTGCACTGCGTGAAGCTCAACATGAAAATGGTGGTTATTTAACGGTTGAGATTATGGATGCAATTGCAGATTATCTGGAGTTGCCTCCTATTGCGGTCTATGAGGTCGCTTCCTTTTACTCCAATTTCGAAACGAAACCATGTGGTAAAAATGCCATTATGATCTGTACTAATATCTCCTGTATGCTTCGTGGCGGAGAAGAGATTTTAGCGCATGTAGAGCAACGTTTAGGTATTAAGGCCGGGGAGTCAACTCCTGACGGTCTTTTTTCGCTTAAGAATGAGGATGAATGTATTGCGGCATGTACAGCAGCGCCCGCGGCACTGATCAACCACGAGTATCATGAGAACTTAACGATTGAGAAGATTGATGAGATTCTCGACCGTATCGAATCAAGAGCAGATAATAAAGAGGCAAACTAA
- a CDS encoding NADH-quinone oxidoreductase subunit D yields MTNIENYTINFGPQHPAAHGVMRMILELRGETVERADVHIGLLHRGTEKLMEAKPYTQSIGYLDRLDYCSCLNNEHAFVLAVEKLLGIEVPIRAQYIRVLMDEATRIMNHLMWLGAHGHDLGAMAMLLYCFRDREELYDAQEAITGARIHPFYYRVGGVAKDLPDTMPRYEPSKFRSKKKLERINAARQGDVLDYLEDFCERFLKQNMVEYRNLLVGNRIWKGRVVGIGAVSAERAIELGFTGPMLRGSGVAWDLRKTQPYSVYDQLDFEVPVGVNGDCYDRFLVRLEEMEQSAHLMMQCIKWLRENKGPVMSTDSRVTIPQRRDVKEGMESLIQQFKVFTEGFCVPEGEAYAAVEHPKGEFGVYLVSDGANKPYRVKLRAPGFAHISATEEMAKRHMLSDLVAILGTQDMVFGDIDR; encoded by the coding sequence ATGACAAATATTGAAAACTATACAATTAACTTCGGACCTCAACATCCGGCAGCCCATGGTGTAATGCGGATGATCCTTGAGCTTCGAGGGGAAACGGTTGAGCGTGCTGACGTTCATATCGGTCTACTCCATCGTGGGACTGAGAAGTTGATGGAGGCGAAACCCTATACACAATCGATCGGTTATCTCGACCGTTTAGATTACTGTTCATGCTTAAATAACGAACATGCATTTGTTTTAGCTGTTGAGAAGCTACTGGGAATTGAAGTACCGATTCGTGCGCAATATATTCGTGTATTGATGGATGAAGCGACCCGAATTATGAACCACTTAATGTGGTTAGGGGCACATGGTCATGACTTAGGTGCGATGGCGATGCTTCTCTACTGTTTCCGTGATCGTGAGGAGCTCTATGATGCTCAAGAGGCGATTACTGGTGCGCGAATCCATCCTTTCTACTACCGTGTTGGAGGCGTTGCGAAAGATCTTCCCGATACAATGCCAAGATATGAGCCGAGCAAGTTTAGATCGAAGAAGAAACTTGAGCGAATCAACGCGGCGCGTCAGGGGGATGTTCTCGATTATTTAGAAGATTTCTGTGAGCGCTTCTTAAAGCAGAATATGGTGGAGTATCGCAACTTACTTGTGGGTAACCGTATCTGGAAGGGGCGTGTTGTTGGTATCGGTGCAGTCTCCGCTGAGAGAGCTATTGAATTAGGATTTACAGGTCCAATGCTTCGTGGTTCAGGAGTTGCATGGGATCTTCGTAAAACACAACCTTACTCTGTCTATGACCAACTCGACTTTGAAGTTCCTGTGGGCGTTAATGGTGACTGTTATGATCGCTTCTTGGTAAGACTTGAAGAGATGGAGCAGTCAGCACACTTGATGATGCAATGTATTAAGTGGCTCCGTGAAAACAAAGGTCCTGTAATGAGTACCGATAGCCGTGTCACTATTCCGCAAAGACGGGATGTTAAAGAGGGCATGGAATCACTTATTCAACAATTTAAGGTCTTTACAGAGGGCTTCTGCGTTCCTGAAGGGGAAGCTTATGCCGCTGTAGAACATCCTAAAGGGGAGTTCGGTGTCTATCTCGTCTCTGATGGTGCCAATAAGCCCTATCGCGTGAAATTGAGAGCGCCAGGATTTGCCCATATCTCCGCAACAGAAGAGATGGCAAAACGCCATATGTTATCTGACTTAGTTGCAATACTGGGAACACAAGACATGGTGTTTGGGGATATTGACCGCTAG
- the hemB gene encoding porphobilinogen synthase: MNITKPLYRPRRMRRNLAIRQLVQESFFDLNDLICPIFVEENIEEKVEIKTLPGVYRYPEKDLAKEVAELQALGIRYIMPFGISHHKDESGSDTWEENGFLARMIRTIRQTAPEMIIIPDICFCEYTSHGHCGVICDGEVDNDATIENLAKQAVTAARAGADILAPSAMMDGQIRAIREALDAAGFEHVGILAHAIKFSSAFYGPFREAVNSELSGNRNGYQADFANGRQAMIEAALDEEEGADILMVKPGTPYLDLLARLRERTDLPLASYQVGGEYAAIKFAALAGALDEKAVVAETLIGFKRAGADMIVSYYTKEVATWLKNGEISSLSR; encoded by the coding sequence ATGAATATCACAAAACCCCTATATCGCCCCCGCAGAATGCGCCGTAATCTTGCGATTCGCCAACTCGTCCAAGAGAGCTTTTTCGATCTTAACGATCTGATCTGCCCTATCTTTGTGGAAGAGAATATTGAAGAGAAGGTAGAAATTAAGACTCTTCCTGGCGTCTATCGCTATCCTGAAAAAGATTTAGCAAAAGAGGTGGCTGAGTTACAAGCATTAGGAATCCGCTACATTATGCCCTTTGGTATCTCCCATCATAAAGATGAGAGCGGTAGCGATACTTGGGAAGAGAATGGTTTCCTTGCACGTATGATTCGCACTATTCGTCAAACAGCACCTGAAATGATTATTATTCCCGATATCTGTTTCTGTGAATATACCTCACATGGACATTGTGGCGTAATCTGCGATGGTGAGGTTGATAATGACGCTACGATTGAAAATTTAGCCAAACAGGCTGTCACGGCGGCACGAGCGGGTGCCGATATTTTAGCCCCTTCAGCCATGATGGATGGTCAAATTCGCGCCATTCGTGAAGCGCTCGATGCTGCCGGCTTTGAACATGTCGGAATCTTAGCGCATGCGATCAAATTCTCTTCAGCTTTCTATGGCCCTTTCCGCGAGGCAGTTAACTCAGAGCTGAGCGGTAACCGTAATGGCTATCAGGCTGACTTTGCCAATGGACGCCAAGCGATGATTGAAGCAGCGCTTGATGAAGAGGAAGGTGCCGATATCCTTATGGTGAAACCGGGAACCCCTTATCTCGATCTTTTAGCGCGCTTACGCGAGAGAACTGATCTACCACTTGCATCCTATCAAGTCGGAGGGGAGTATGCCGCTATCAAATTTGCAGCACTTGCCGGCGCATTAGATGAAAAAGCAGTGGTTGCAGAGACACTCATTGGATTTAAACGTGCAGGGGCAGATATGATTGTCAGCTACTACACAAAAGAGGTAGCAACTTGGTTGAAAAATGGAGAGATCTCCAGCCTCAGCCGATAA
- a CDS encoding M20 metallopeptidase family protein, protein MNNNDRISRLLKNPDSPLIQFLKENDAKFRALRQKLHSYPELSREEFNTAKLIEDKLHAWNIPTERLTETGVIGILQKGDYENAPRVALRADTDALPITEKGDHPHCSKVPGVMHACGHDGHTTMLLAAAKYLALEAEFDGTIIFIFQPDEEDQAGARRMVEAGLFEKFPVDAVYAMHNFPGAKQGEILIRKGPQMAGTCEVHIDIFSKGGHAAHPYQTTDSVLVASEVVVGLQSIISRNISGIDSAVITIGSIHGGHANNVIPNKVSLLGTLRYFDLEVRDRIKARIKQLTEGICSAYGATCEVRLIDGYIPTINHDRETEIAIEAVDKLIAEDSIIRNKVPSMGAEDFGFMLHACPGAYFYIGNDRDHQFVGLHTDQYDFNDDNILIGGALWSELALHFLKHR, encoded by the coding sequence ATGAACAACAATGACCGCATCTCAAGACTCCTTAAAAACCCCGATTCTCCGCTCATACAATTTCTCAAGGAGAATGATGCGAAGTTCAGAGCATTACGTCAAAAATTACATAGTTACCCTGAGCTCTCCCGCGAGGAATTTAATACCGCAAAATTGATCGAGGACAAACTTCACGCTTGGAATATTCCCACAGAGCGCCTTACTGAGACAGGTGTGATTGGGATTTTACAGAAAGGGGATTATGAAAATGCACCCCGTGTAGCGCTTCGAGCTGATACTGACGCGCTCCCAATCACCGAGAAAGGGGATCATCCTCACTGCTCGAAAGTTCCCGGCGTTATGCATGCTTGTGGCCATGATGGACATACGACAATGCTCCTTGCGGCCGCTAAGTATCTCGCTTTAGAGGCAGAATTTGATGGCACCATTATCTTTATCTTCCAGCCTGATGAAGAGGATCAAGCTGGTGCTCGCCGAATGGTAGAGGCGGGTCTTTTTGAGAAGTTTCCTGTTGATGCTGTCTATGCGATGCATAACTTTCCCGGAGCTAAGCAGGGAGAGATTCTGATCCGCAAAGGACCTCAGATGGCGGGAACTTGTGAGGTTCATATCGATATCTTCTCCAAAGGAGGGCATGCTGCCCATCCCTATCAGACAACTGACTCCGTTCTTGTCGCCTCTGAAGTGGTGGTCGGTCTGCAATCGATTATCTCACGCAATATCTCCGGGATCGATTCTGCCGTCATTACCATCGGTTCGATCCATGGGGGACATGCCAATAATGTCATCCCCAATAAGGTCTCGCTCTTAGGGACCCTTCGCTACTTTGATCTTGAGGTTCGAGATCGTATTAAAGCACGCATCAAACAGTTAACAGAAGGGATCTGTAGCGCCTATGGCGCCACCTGTGAAGTGCGTCTGATCGATGGCTATATTCCGACGATCAATCACGATAGAGAGACAGAGATCGCCATAGAGGCGGTCGATAAGTTGATTGCAGAAGATTCTATTATCCGAAACAAGGTGCCATCCATGGGCGCTGAAGATTTCGGCTTTATGCTTCATGCTTGCCCCGGCGCCTATTTCTATATTGGCAATGATCGAGATCATCAATTTGTTGGTCTTCATACCGACCAATATGACTTTAATGATGACAATATCCTGATCGGTGGCGCACTCTGGAGTGAACTTGCCCTGCACTTCCTAAAGCATCGATAA
- a CDS encoding proline--tRNA ligase → MKTSQFLINTLRDTPNDAEIKSHQLMLRAGLIRRVTSGIYSWSPLGLRVLKKTEAIVREEMNNAGALEMLMPSAQPAELWIESGRWEQFGPELLRFKDRHTREYCLGPTHEEVITDFARQELKSYRQLPINFYQIQWKFRDEIRPRFGVMRSREFLMKDAYSFHIDAESLDETYNKMYRAYSNILDRLDLEYRAVFADSGAIGGSKSQEFHVITQAGEDAIVYSTESDYAANVEAAEAIAVGTRGEATSPLKKLETPNVHSIEDLAKFLNSPPEMHLKTLILHGKEDDELIAVCLRGDHELNEVKAENSGLFKTPLQFATDEEIAEKLNTTPGSIGPVNLPIRTLFDRQAALMSNFSCGANETGYHYIGVNIGRDLPEPEVLDLREIKVGDPSPCGKGTIAMARGIEVGHIFQLGDRYSKAMNATVLDQNGKATVMQMGCYGIGVTRIVAAAIEQRNDEAGIIWPKAIAPFTLSLIPMNYGKSALVKETTDKLYDELMALGIDVLLEDRNVRPGEAFSDHELIGIPFRIVIGDRTLKNSEVEFKARGDEEATMVPLDQIIPFIQEQLLA, encoded by the coding sequence ATGAAAACAAGTCAATTTTTAATCAACACACTCCGCGATACACCTAATGATGCGGAGATTAAATCACACCAATTGATGCTTCGTGCCGGCCTTATTCGCCGTGTTACTTCAGGAATCTATAGCTGGAGTCCTCTTGGGCTTCGCGTTCTGAAGAAGACAGAAGCTATTGTTCGTGAAGAGATGAATAATGCCGGGGCTCTAGAGATGTTGATGCCATCAGCACAGCCGGCAGAACTCTGGATTGAGTCGGGTCGTTGGGAACAATTTGGCCCTGAATTACTTCGCTTTAAGGATCGCCATACGCGTGAATATTGCCTAGGCCCTACTCACGAAGAGGTGATTACCGATTTTGCCCGTCAAGAGTTAAAGAGTTATCGTCAACTACCGATCAACTTCTATCAGATCCAGTGGAAGTTCCGTGATGAGATTCGCCCGCGCTTTGGGGTGATGCGTTCTCGTGAGTTCTTAATGAAAGATGCTTACTCCTTCCATATCGATGCAGAATCACTCGATGAGACCTACAACAAGATGTATCGCGCCTACTCTAATATCCTCGATCGCCTCGATCTTGAGTATCGCGCTGTTTTTGCTGACTCAGGTGCAATTGGTGGCAGTAAATCTCAAGAATTCCATGTGATCACACAAGCAGGTGAAGATGCGATTGTCTACTCGACGGAGTCCGACTACGCAGCGAACGTTGAAGCCGCAGAAGCGATTGCAGTAGGGACTCGAGGTGAAGCAACAAGCCCACTGAAAAAGCTTGAGACCCCTAATGTTCACTCTATCGAAGATCTAGCTAAATTCCTCAATTCGCCACCAGAGATGCATCTTAAAACCTTAATTCTCCATGGAAAAGAGGATGATGAACTCATTGCGGTCTGCCTCCGTGGCGATCATGAACTCAATGAGGTGAAGGCGGAAAATAGTGGCCTTTTCAAAACACCGCTTCAGTTTGCAACAGATGAAGAAATTGCAGAGAAACTCAATACTACACCCGGCTCTATTGGCCCGGTTAATCTCCCAATCCGTACTCTCTTTGATCGTCAAGCTGCATTGATGAGTAACTTCAGCTGTGGTGCAAATGAGACAGGATATCACTATATCGGCGTCAATATTGGCCGAGATCTCCCTGAGCCTGAGGTTCTCGATTTAAGAGAGATCAAGGTAGGCGACCCCTCTCCATGCGGTAAAGGGACCATTGCGATGGCGCGCGGCATTGAGGTAGGCCATATCTTCCAATTGGGAGACCGCTACTCAAAAGCGATGAATGCAACGGTTCTCGATCAAAATGGAAAAGCAACGGTGATGCAGATGGGTTGTTACGGCATTGGTGTGACCCGTATTGTTGCAGCCGCTATTGAACAACGCAATGATGAGGCGGGCATTATCTGGCCTAAAGCGATTGCACCTTTCACTCTCTCACTGATTCCGATGAACTATGGTAAGTCTGCCTTAGTAAAAGAGACTACCGATAAACTCTATGATGAATTGATGGCGCTTGGCATCGATGTTCTCTTAGAAGATCGCAACGTTCGTCCGGGCGAAGCATTTAGTGATCATGAGTTGATCGGCATTCCTTTCCGCATTGTTATCGGGGATCGTACCTTGAAAAATAGTGAGGTGGAGTTTAAAGCAAGAGGGGATGAAGAAGCAACAATGGTACCCCTTGATCAAATTATTCCATTTATTCAAGAGCAACTTCTCGCTTAA
- the ndhC gene encoding NADH-quinone oxidoreductase subunit A → MMEYLPVAVFVGFSIVFAGILVALGYFLGPNAPNAEKLSPYESGFEAFEDARMKFDVRFFLIAILFIIFDLELIFLIPWATAMKLIGLPGIMAVVVFLVLLTVGFAYEWKKGALEWD, encoded by the coding sequence ATGATGGAATATCTTCCTGTAGCGGTCTTTGTAGGCTTCAGTATTGTCTTCGCCGGCATTCTGGTAGCCCTTGGATACTTTTTAGGGCCGAACGCCCCTAACGCTGAAAAGCTATCTCCATATGAGAGCGGATTTGAGGCATTTGAAGATGCCCGTATGAAGTTCGATGTCCGCTTCTTTCTTATCGCAATTCTTTTTATTATTTTCGACTTAGAGTTAATCTTCCTGATACCTTGGGCGACCGCCATGAAACTGATTGGACTACCCGGCATTATGGCTGTGGTAGTTTTTCTGGTTTTATTGACAGTCGGTTTTGCGTATGAGTGGAAGAAGGGAGCGCTTGAATGGGATTAG
- the nuoF gene encoding NADH-quinone oxidoreductase subunit NuoF produces MVQNEVCYFTLGHDKPWSLETYLSLGGYDGWKKILRGELSKEEVIEMVKASELRGRGGAGFPTGVKWSFMPKNDDGSSYLVCNSDESEPGTCKDRDILRFNPHALVEGMAIAAYAIGAKVGYNYMRGEFSEEPFKRFEAAVQEARDAGLIGQNIQGTGISIELYGALGAGAYICGEETALLESLEGKKGQPRFKPPFPAAVGLYGKPTTINNCESLSSVGRIIRNGADWFKEHGIPGAGGQKIFSISGHVEKPGNYEIPMGTPFKDLLELAGGIWKGRKIKAVIPGGSSVPVVPGHIMMETNMDYDSIAKKAGSMMGSGAVIVMDETTDMVKALRTLSSFYFSESCGQCTPCREGTGWLFRIMDRILKGEGRPEDLDRLVHVANNIGGRTICALGDAAAMPVLSFVKHFPEEFKYYIEHGRSMVEGAK; encoded by the coding sequence ATGGTACAAAACGAAGTTTGTTACTTCACTCTCGGGCACGATAAGCCTTGGTCTCTCGAGACCTACTTGAGCTTAGGGGGCTACGACGGGTGGAAAAAGATATTAAGAGGGGAACTCTCTAAAGAGGAAGTCATTGAGATGGTGAAGGCTTCTGAGCTTCGTGGTCGTGGGGGCGCAGGCTTCCCAACGGGTGTGAAGTGGAGCTTTATGCCGAAGAATGATGATGGTAGTAGCTACCTTGTCTGTAACTCGGATGAGTCAGAGCCGGGCACCTGTAAAGATAGGGATATCCTCCGTTTTAACCCTCATGCATTGGTGGAAGGGATGGCGATTGCCGCCTACGCTATCGGTGCGAAAGTGGGTTACAACTATATGCGTGGAGAGTTTAGCGAAGAGCCTTTCAAACGTTTTGAAGCGGCAGTGCAAGAAGCACGTGATGCCGGTTTAATTGGGCAAAATATCCAAGGAACGGGTATCTCCATTGAGCTCTATGGCGCATTGGGTGCGGGAGCTTATATCTGTGGTGAGGAGACGGCGCTTCTTGAATCCCTCGAAGGGAAGAAAGGGCAACCGCGCTTTAAGCCACCTTTCCCAGCGGCAGTCGGTCTCTATGGTAAGCCGACCACGATCAATAACTGTGAGTCGCTCTCATCTGTCGGTCGCATTATTCGCAATGGTGCCGATTGGTTTAAGGAGCATGGGATTCCAGGTGCAGGTGGACAGAAGATCTTCTCCATCTCAGGACATGTGGAAAAGCCAGGAAACTATGAGATCCCGATGGGAACCCCTTTTAAAGATCTCTTAGAGCTTGCCGGTGGTATCTGGAAAGGTCGTAAAATTAAGGCGGTTATTCCAGGAGGATCATCAGTTCCTGTCGTCCCAGGTCATATTATGATGGAGACCAATATGGATTACGATTCGATCGCGAAAAAAGCGGGATCGATGATGGGTTCAGGTGCGGTGATCGTCATGGATGAGACAACCGACATGGTTAAGGCATTGCGCACATTGTCGAGCTTCTACTTTAGCGAATCGTGCGGACAATGTACGCCTTGTCGTGAGGGAACAGGCTGGTTATTTAGAATTATGGATCGCATCCTCAAAGGGGAAGGGCGTCCAGAAGATCTCGACCGTCTTGTTCATGTTGCCAACAATATTGGAGGTCGAACAATCTGTGCGCTTGGTGATGCAGCTGCTATGCCGGTACTCAGCTTTGTTAAGCACTTCCCTGAAGAGTTCAAATACTATATTGAACATGGCAGAAGTATGGTTGAGGGGGCGAAATAA
- a CDS encoding NuoB/complex I 20 kDa subunit family protein — translation MGLEARLEEGFVTTTLDSAINWARTGSLWPVTFGLACCALEMMHVGAARYDLDRFGGAVFRASPRQSDLMIIAGTLTNKMAIPLRKVYDQMPDPKWVISMGSCANGGGYYHYSYSVVRGSDRVVPVDVYVPGCPPTAEALMFGILRLHDKIKRTSTIARLG, via the coding sequence ATGGGATTAGAAGCTAGATTAGAAGAGGGGTTTGTCACAACAACTCTCGATTCAGCAATTAACTGGGCGAGGACAGGTTCCTTATGGCCTGTGACCTTTGGTCTTGCATGTTGTGCATTGGAGATGATGCATGTGGGTGCTGCAAGATATGACTTAGATAGATTTGGGGGCGCGGTCTTTAGAGCCTCTCCAAGACAATCAGATCTAATGATTATTGCTGGAACATTGACAAACAAGATGGCGATTCCACTTCGTAAAGTCTACGATCAGATGCCAGATCCAAAATGGGTGATCTCTATGGGTTCTTGCGCAAATGGTGGGGGATATTATCACTACTCCTACTCTGTGGTAAGAGGATCAGATCGTGTCGTCCCGGTAGATGTCTATGTGCCAGGTTGTCCACCGACAGCAGAAGCATTGATGTTTGGTATCTTACGTCTCCACGATAAGATTAAGAGAACTAGCACGATTGCAAGATTAGGGTAG
- a CDS encoding NADH-quinone oxidoreductase subunit C, producing the protein MAKFIRNPEELLETLESTLGDKILKSVLAYGELTITIDPKNVHEVMAQLAHNDALKFEQVTDITAVDYAAYGLTEWDVEASNHGFSRGTTPQAVGRAGNHLEATAYKASMNERFAVVYHLLSLTHNARLRVKCYLDGEQNNVIPMLDSVTDIWSGANWYEREVFDMFGIAFKNHPDLRRILTDYGFIGHPLRKDFPLTGNVEVIYDEELRRVVYQPVSIESRVNIPRMIRKG; encoded by the coding sequence ATGGCTAAATTTATTAGAAATCCAGAAGAGCTCCTCGAGACATTAGAGAGTACGCTTGGCGATAAGATCTTAAAATCGGTTCTGGCATATGGTGAGTTAACGATTACGATCGACCCGAAAAATGTGCATGAAGTGATGGCGCAATTGGCACACAATGATGCCTTGAAGTTTGAGCAGGTCACCGATATCACCGCTGTTGATTATGCTGCCTATGGCTTAACTGAGTGGGATGTGGAAGCCTCCAATCATGGTTTTAGCCGTGGGACAACACCACAAGCGGTGGGTCGTGCCGGCAATCACCTTGAAGCGACAGCTTATAAAGCGTCGATGAATGAACGTTTTGCTGTTGTCTATCACCTTCTCTCATTGACTCATAACGCTCGCCTTCGTGTGAAATGTTATCTCGATGGTGAACAGAATAATGTGATCCCCATGCTCGATTCTGTAACTGATATCTGGAGTGGCGCTAACTGGTATGAACGCGAAGTGTTCGATATGTTTGGTATCGCCTTCAAGAATCACCCAGACCTTCGTCGAATCTTAACGGATTATGGATTTATTGGTCACCCGCTTCGTAAAGATTTCCCACTGACGGGAAATGTGGAAGTGATCTATGATGAAGAGTTACGCCGTGTGGTCTATCAACCGGTTTCGATTGAGTCACGCGTCAATATTCCACGTATGATTCGTAAGGGGTAA
- a CDS encoding zinc-finger domain-containing protein codes for MALEQKEVELTEAELPICCPPIDVDAWGYHPRVYLAPNHDGKVRCPYCSTEYIVE; via the coding sequence ATGGCATTAGAGCAGAAAGAAGTAGAATTAACAGAAGCGGAACTTCCCATCTGTTGTCCCCCTATTGATGTTGATGCATGGGGTTACCACCCGCGCGTCTATCTGGCGCCTAATCATGATGGGAAAGTGCGTTGTCCTTACTGTAGTACAGAGTATATCGTTGAATAA